A window from Maribacter dokdonensis DSW-8 encodes these proteins:
- a CDS encoding acetyl-CoA C-acyltransferase, whose protein sequence is MKEVVIVSAVRTPIGSFMGGLSTIPAPKLGAIAIEGALKKIDLSPDVVDEVLMGNVVQAGTGQAPARQAAIFAGIPNNVPCTTINKVCASGMKAVMQGAQAIALGDADIVVAGGMENMSLIPHYVHMRTGTKFGPSTLIDGMQKDGLVDAYDQNAMGVCADACATKYEFSREDQDAYAIQSYKRSSEAWENGKFDNEVIPVAVPQRRGEPKMVTKDEEYSNVFIDKIPNLRPAFSKEGTVTAANASTINDGAAALVLMSKEKAIELNLTPLATIKSYADAAHEPEWFTTAPAKALPKALAKANLKLEEIDFFEFNEAFSVVGLANMKILGLNDKNVNVNGGAVSLGHPLGCSGARILITLLNVLEQNNAKLGAAAICNGGGGASAIIVERA, encoded by the coding sequence ATGAAAGAGGTAGTTATTGTTTCAGCCGTAAGAACCCCTATAGGTAGTTTTATGGGCGGATTATCCACAATACCAGCTCCAAAATTAGGAGCCATAGCTATTGAAGGTGCTTTAAAAAAAATTGATCTTAGTCCAGATGTAGTAGACGAAGTATTAATGGGCAATGTAGTTCAGGCCGGTACTGGACAAGCACCGGCCAGACAAGCTGCAATATTCGCCGGCATACCAAATAACGTTCCTTGTACAACCATAAATAAAGTTTGTGCTTCGGGCATGAAGGCCGTAATGCAAGGGGCTCAAGCAATTGCTTTGGGTGATGCCGATATTGTAGTTGCGGGCGGAATGGAAAATATGAGTCTTATACCGCATTACGTACATATGAGAACCGGAACAAAATTTGGTCCTTCTACGTTAATAGACGGAATGCAAAAAGATGGCTTAGTTGATGCATATGACCAAAATGCAATGGGCGTGTGTGCAGATGCTTGCGCCACTAAATATGAATTTAGCAGAGAAGATCAAGATGCCTACGCCATTCAATCATACAAAAGATCTTCAGAAGCTTGGGAAAACGGTAAATTCGATAATGAGGTTATTCCCGTAGCTGTTCCGCAAAGACGTGGTGAACCAAAAATGGTTACTAAAGATGAAGAATACTCAAACGTATTTATTGACAAAATACCCAATTTAAGACCGGCATTTTCCAAAGAAGGCACAGTTACCGCTGCCAATGCCTCTACCATTAATGACGGTGCCGCTGCATTAGTCTTAATGAGCAAAGAAAAAGCCATTGAGCTAAATCTTACACCTTTAGCAACAATAAAAAGCTATGCAGATGCAGCGCATGAACCAGAATGGTTTACTACAGCACCGGCAAAAGCATTACCGAAAGCGCTAGCGAAGGCTAATTTAAAATTGGAAGAAATAGATTTCTTTGAATTTAATGAAGCATTCTCCGTAGTTGGACTCGCAAATATGAAAATATTAGGCTTGAACGATAAAAACGTCAATGTAAATGGCGGTGCCGTTTCTCTAGGGCACCCATTAGGATGTTCTGGCGCACGTATATTGATTACATTGCTAAATGTATTGGAGCAAAATAACGCAAAACTAGGTGCTGCAGCCATTTGTAATGGCGGTGGAGGCGCATCGGCAATCATTGTCGAAAGAGCTTAA
- a CDS encoding HD family phosphohydrolase, whose protein sequence is MDNLYKQQSLIFKYILYVVAVAFIVFFLPKGGKFKYEFQKGKPWQFENLYAPFDFSIQKTDAEIAKEKQIIENNQLPYYSYDEGIVEKVRESFDDKFESQWGNTELTRNQKSRLKYFAQVILDSVYAKGILQNNGKQVQRNFIYLVKGNEASKVRVSDFLKVSEINNLVSAILDDNNFSAFEKEIQALFFDIIEPNVSFDNNLTQKARAEALSKLSYTRGTVDQGRLIIAKGEVVEPENLKILESLKSEYESELWTANNYYFILIGYTVLVALVLIMLFLFLKKYRRTVYENNVKVTFIFFNILLMVFVTTMVIKYNDQLVFVVPLCILPLILKTFFDARLGLFVHVLTILILGFVVPNSFEYIFLQIITGIVTILTVSELYKRANLFVSVGQITLIYIIGYLAFHTIHEGDLSDIEWYTLGLFLLNGMITLFVQPLIYIYEKVFGLVSDVSLLELSDTNSKLLKELSNKAPGTFHHSLQVANLAEAAANEIGANAMLVRVGALYHDIGKMNDPTYFTENQVTNVNPHDELSPKDSARIIVDHVIKGIEIARKNNIPDRVIDFIRSHHGTTLVYYFYKKQKEIDENVNEEDFRYPGPLPFSRETAILMMADSVEAASKSLKNPTFLIIDEFVDKIISGQMKANQFLNADITFKEIETIKKIFKQKLINIYHLRVEYPE, encoded by the coding sequence TTGGATAATCTTTACAAACAGCAATCGCTCATTTTCAAATATATACTCTATGTAGTTGCGGTTGCATTTATAGTATTCTTCTTGCCCAAAGGAGGTAAATTTAAATATGAGTTTCAAAAAGGAAAACCGTGGCAGTTTGAAAACCTGTATGCCCCTTTTGATTTTTCTATTCAAAAGACCGATGCTGAAATAGCTAAGGAAAAGCAAATTATAGAAAATAATCAATTACCGTACTATAGTTATGATGAGGGTATAGTAGAAAAAGTTAGAGAGTCGTTTGATGATAAATTTGAGTCTCAATGGGGAAATACAGAACTGACTAGAAACCAAAAAAGCCGATTAAAATATTTTGCCCAAGTCATTTTAGATTCTGTTTATGCAAAGGGAATATTACAGAATAATGGCAAACAGGTACAACGTAATTTCATTTATTTGGTAAAGGGAAATGAGGCAAGTAAAGTACGCGTTTCAGATTTTTTAAAGGTAAGTGAAATCAATAACCTGGTTAGCGCTATACTTGATGATAATAATTTCAGCGCATTTGAAAAGGAAATACAAGCCTTATTTTTTGATATTATTGAGCCTAATGTAAGTTTTGATAATAATCTCACCCAAAAAGCTAGGGCAGAGGCGTTGTCAAAACTTTCTTATACGCGTGGTACCGTTGATCAAGGCCGTTTGATCATAGCCAAAGGAGAAGTGGTAGAGCCAGAAAATTTAAAGATTTTAGAGTCTTTAAAGTCAGAGTATGAGTCTGAATTGTGGACTGCCAATAATTATTACTTTATTTTAATAGGTTATACCGTTCTAGTGGCATTGGTATTGATCATGCTATTTTTATTCTTAAAAAAGTATAGAAGAACCGTTTATGAAAACAACGTAAAAGTCACTTTTATATTTTTCAATATTTTATTAATGGTATTTGTAACCACAATGGTTATAAAGTATAATGATCAATTGGTTTTTGTTGTCCCGTTATGTATTCTACCGTTAATCCTAAAAACTTTTTTTGACGCAAGATTAGGGTTATTTGTACATGTCTTGACCATTCTTATTCTTGGTTTTGTTGTGCCTAATAGTTTTGAATATATATTTCTTCAGATTATTACGGGAATAGTTACCATTCTAACGGTGTCGGAATTATACAAAAGGGCTAACCTTTTTGTTAGCGTAGGGCAGATTACATTAATATATATTATAGGTTATTTGGCTTTTCATACCATTCATGAGGGAGACTTAAGTGATATTGAATGGTATACTTTGGGTCTTTTTCTTCTAAATGGAATGATTACGCTGTTTGTTCAGCCTTTGATCTATATCTACGAGAAAGTTTTTGGATTGGTGTCCGATGTGTCCTTATTAGAGCTTTCCGATACCAATTCCAAACTATTAAAAGAATTAAGTAATAAGGCTCCGGGAACATTTCATCACTCTTTACAGGTAGCTAATTTGGCCGAGGCTGCGGCTAATGAAATTGGTGCCAATGCCATGCTGGTAAGGGTAGGGGCATTGTATCACGATATTGGTAAGATGAACGACCCTACTTATTTTACTGAAAACCAAGTAACCAATGTAAACCCGCACGATGAACTTAGTCCAAAAGACAGTGCTAGAATTATCGTGGATCATGTAATAAAAGGCATTGAAATCGCCAGAAAGAATAATATTCCCGATCGAGTTATAGATTTTATACGTTCTCACCATGGTACTACTTTGGTATATTATTTCTATAAGAAGCAAAAAGAAATTGATGAAAATGTAAACGAAGAGGATTTTAGATATCCAGGGCCTTTACCTTTTTCAAGGGAGACTGCAATTCTTATGATGGCAGATTCAGTAGAAGCAGCATCAAAAAGTTTAAAGAATCCAACATTTTTAATTATAGATGAGTTTGTCGACAAAATAATTTCTGGTCAAATGAAGGCAAATCAGTTTTTGAATGCTGACATTACGTTCAAAGAAATAGAGACAATCAAGAAAATCTTCAAACAGAAGCTTATAAATATTTATCATTTGCGTGTGGAATATCCTGAGTAA
- a CDS encoding hybrid sensor histidine kinase/response regulator transcription factor: protein MKRKILLLIFCGLLSYVTNAQFNNFKFENLDTVDGLSSSTCLTIFQDSEGFMWFGTIDGLNKYNGYEFEVYKSILNDQNSISNNRINAIVEGADGNLWIGTNNGLNYFNKKTNSFLRVDLYKQLSLSNNPRKFINALLFDEEKNALWVATNNGVIKILLEEFNADVSKLKFYYYLNDDSNLNSLDNNIVNVILKDQNNEIWLGTNGEYLNRYNAEQDNFDRVFIENTSNYELNHIPKNIFVDADNDFWIGNNLSNIIHWNRSKNTFSHISFTDETDIAIRDMHLDKDGNIWASTDGYGLFILNKTEEKVIQNLVNNFSDSFSLPNNKPSKIYEDFNGIYWIGSYDKGISKLDPSQYAFGHYYYQPGNPNGLNEKIVQSVLQDSKERLWISAYNGGLNLLNQENNTFQHFPHDPNNRNSISSNRILYTFESKNGQIWVCTLDGGVNRFDPESYNVQRYLHNESNPNTIGQNSVWSGVEDNDNRIWLGLRTEGLSLFDPVTNKFHNFKNVAGKENGLASNFIFYLFVDSRNRLFVGTSLGLNYIDLNQFKERIPETLTFNEIKKPGIEDNLINHISEDHLGNIWLGADTGIYKLDSDFNVLKSYTSKEGLPNNLVVGVQEDDNHNFWITTKSGLSFLNTETDQLKNFNIHDGLQGPEYQSKSIEKTSDGRIIIGGINGFNIFHPDDITLKPSSPLKPKITQFTLNNMPVVVGDTVNERILLEDRVEELENLKLNYDENYVAFDFLALHFENPERVQYAYKLQGLDNDFETIGTKREVSYANLSPGKYGFEVKASLDGNWEQAKATIVNFEVLSPPWKTWWAYLLYSLFGVLLFYLIMRYYTQKVQEAQEHELDQLKLQFFVNVSHEFRTPLTLIMNPVDKILSNYSYNPDEVKSSAISIQRSARRLLHLVNQLLDYRKMDVGMAPLQLEKGNIVKFSEDIFSLFVGLANKKEIEYRFISESDSIDLLFDLDKVEKIITNLISNAIKFTNAGGEITFSIKKVSQKKSSSKLLFLKKEMTGDFVEITVTDSGIGLDKEQIKNIFSRFYHIDVTKSGTGIGLNFTQALVEKHGGEIFVESEYGVGSKFVVRLPLDNKSTPVEVENVKNEFLINSMKSVEYEMYIADDENLILPNPNTESEIEKPTILLVEDNKELRQHLKNDLQDKYKVLQAKNGEEGLEMVKKRYPDLVISDVMMPKMDGFEMCRLMKTEFETCHIPVILLTARSLEVDRVSGYDNGADAYLSKPFVTSVLKSRIRNLIEAKKRLRKRFSEIGGIFPSSEVTTNNMDEVFLDKATKVVLDNVDDEDFKQDDILKELGIGRSQFYRKINTLTGNNPSHFIRTIRLRYAAELLEKNCYSIKEVTHMCGFNSTAYFSKTFRELFNVTPTEYMEGNKGEPVKEDN from the coding sequence ATGAAAAGGAAGATACTTTTATTAATTTTTTGTGGCTTACTTAGCTATGTTACCAATGCTCAATTCAACAATTTTAAGTTTGAAAACTTAGATACCGTTGATGGTTTATCGAGCAGTACTTGCTTAACTATTTTTCAAGACTCAGAAGGTTTTATGTGGTTTGGTACTATTGACGGCCTTAATAAGTATAATGGGTATGAGTTTGAAGTGTACAAGTCAATATTAAATGATCAGAATTCAATTAGTAATAATAGAATTAATGCCATTGTAGAAGGAGCAGACGGTAATTTATGGATAGGTACTAACAATGGCTTAAATTACTTTAATAAAAAAACGAATAGTTTTCTTAGGGTAGATCTGTACAAGCAACTTTCCTTATCTAACAATCCACGTAAATTTATAAATGCTTTACTTTTTGATGAAGAAAAGAATGCCTTGTGGGTAGCTACCAATAATGGTGTCATAAAAATATTACTGGAAGAGTTTAATGCAGATGTATCTAAATTAAAATTTTACTATTATCTAAATGATGATTCTAACTTAAATTCGTTGGATAATAATATTGTTAATGTAATTCTTAAAGATCAAAATAATGAAATTTGGTTAGGAACCAATGGCGAATATTTAAATAGATATAATGCTGAGCAAGATAATTTTGATCGTGTATTCATTGAGAACACTTCTAATTACGAATTAAACCATATACCTAAGAATATATTTGTTGATGCTGACAATGATTTTTGGATAGGAAATAACCTCTCTAACATTATTCATTGGAATAGGTCCAAGAACACCTTTTCCCATATATCATTTACAGATGAAACGGATATTGCTATTCGTGATATGCATTTAGATAAAGATGGTAATATCTGGGCATCAACAGATGGTTATGGCTTGTTCATTTTAAATAAGACCGAAGAAAAAGTAATTCAGAATTTAGTCAATAACTTTTCCGATTCATTTTCATTACCTAATAATAAACCGTCAAAAATTTATGAAGATTTTAATGGTATTTATTGGATAGGTAGCTATGATAAAGGGATAAGTAAATTGGATCCTTCGCAATACGCTTTTGGTCATTATTACTATCAACCTGGAAACCCAAACGGACTAAACGAAAAAATTGTTCAATCTGTTCTCCAAGATTCTAAGGAGCGCCTATGGATAAGCGCCTATAATGGTGGTTTAAATCTATTAAATCAAGAAAACAATACCTTTCAGCATTTTCCACATGACCCCAATAATCGTAACAGTATAAGTTCTAATAGAATTTTGTACACTTTTGAGTCTAAGAATGGGCAAATCTGGGTATGTACTTTAGATGGGGGGGTAAATAGATTTGATCCAGAAAGTTATAATGTTCAACGTTACTTGCACAATGAATCTAACCCCAATACCATAGGTCAAAATTCCGTTTGGTCAGGGGTAGAAGATAATGATAATAGAATATGGCTTGGGTTAAGAACAGAAGGTTTAAGTCTCTTTGATCCTGTAACCAATAAGTTCCATAACTTTAAAAATGTAGCCGGTAAGGAAAATGGACTTGCCAGTAACTTTATATTTTATTTATTCGTTGATTCTAGAAATAGGTTATTTGTTGGCACTTCATTAGGGTTAAACTATATTGATTTAAACCAGTTCAAAGAAAGAATACCTGAAACATTGACCTTTAATGAGATTAAAAAACCGGGTATTGAAGACAACCTTATCAATCATATTTCTGAGGATCATTTAGGAAATATTTGGTTGGGTGCAGATACGGGTATTTATAAATTAGATTCAGATTTTAATGTTCTTAAATCATATACCTCAAAAGAAGGTTTGCCCAATAATTTGGTGGTTGGTGTACAAGAAGATGATAATCACAATTTTTGGATTACAACAAAAAGCGGACTCTCATTTTTAAATACGGAAACAGATCAATTAAAGAACTTTAATATTCATGATGGGTTGCAAGGACCAGAATATCAAAGTAAATCTATTGAGAAAACCAGTGACGGTAGAATTATAATAGGAGGCATAAACGGATTTAATATTTTTCACCCAGATGATATTACATTAAAACCCTCATCACCACTAAAACCTAAGATTACCCAGTTTACATTGAACAATATGCCAGTGGTTGTTGGTGATACGGTCAATGAAAGAATTTTATTAGAAGATAGGGTAGAAGAGTTGGAAAATTTAAAATTGAACTATGATGAAAATTATGTTGCGTTCGATTTTTTGGCACTTCATTTTGAAAACCCGGAAAGGGTACAATATGCCTATAAGTTGCAAGGTCTTGATAACGATTTTGAAACCATTGGCACAAAAAGAGAGGTGAGCTATGCCAACCTAAGTCCGGGGAAATATGGCTTTGAGGTAAAAGCATCTCTAGATGGCAATTGGGAGCAAGCTAAGGCAACCATCGTAAATTTTGAAGTTCTTTCGCCACCTTGGAAAACCTGGTGGGCTTATCTACTTTATTCATTGTTTGGTGTGTTACTGTTTTATTTGATAATGAGATACTACACACAAAAAGTACAAGAAGCACAAGAACATGAACTGGATCAGTTGAAACTTCAATTCTTTGTCAATGTTTCCCATGAATTTAGAACACCGTTGACCTTAATAATGAATCCGGTCGATAAAATATTATCCAATTATTCCTATAATCCGGACGAGGTGAAGTCTTCAGCTATTTCAATACAGCGTAGTGCCCGTAGATTATTGCATTTAGTGAATCAATTATTGGATTATAGAAAAATGGATGTCGGTATGGCACCCCTTCAGCTCGAAAAAGGAAACATTGTTAAATTTAGTGAAGACATATTTTCACTGTTTGTAGGTCTTGCCAATAAAAAGGAAATTGAATATAGATTTATATCAGAGTCTGACAGTATCGACTTATTGTTCGATTTAGATAAGGTTGAAAAAATTATAACCAACCTTATTTCAAATGCCATAAAATTTACCAATGCAGGTGGCGAAATCACCTTTTCAATAAAAAAGGTATCCCAGAAAAAAAGCTCGTCCAAACTATTATTTCTTAAAAAGGAAATGACAGGGGATTTTGTTGAAATAACCGTAACAGATTCGGGAATAGGCTTAGATAAAGAGCAAATTAAAAACATCTTTTCAAGATTTTACCATATAGATGTAACTAAGTCCGGTACGGGAATAGGGCTGAATTTTACGCAGGCTCTGGTGGAAAAACATGGTGGAGAAATTTTTGTGGAAAGTGAATATGGTGTAGGTAGTAAATTTGTGGTGAGATTACCTTTGGATAATAAGTCTACCCCGGTTGAAGTAGAGAATGTAAAAAATGAATTCCTGATCAATTCCATGAAATCTGTAGAATATGAAATGTATATCGCGGATGATGAAAATCTAATTTTGCCAAATCCTAATACAGAAAGTGAAATTGAAAAACCAACTATTTTATTGGTTGAGGATAACAAAGAGCTTCGTCAACACTTAAAGAACGATTTGCAAGACAAATACAAGGTTCTGCAGGCAAAGAATGGGGAAGAGGGCTTAGAAATGGTTAAAAAACGTTATCCAGATTTGGTCATTAGTGATGTTATGATGCCAAAAATGGATGGTTTTGAAATGTGCAGGTTGATGAAGACCGAGTTCGAAACTTGTCATATACCTGTCATACTCCTTACGGCTAGAAGTTTAGAAGTAGACAGGGTTAGTGGTTATGATAATGGTGCAGATGCTTATTTATCCAAACCATTTGTTACCAGTGTGCTAAAATCAAGAATTAGAAACCTAATTGAAGCGAAAAAGAGACTTAGAAAACGCTTTTCTGAAATTGGCGGTATTTTCCCATCAAGTGAGGTTACTACCAATAATATGGATGAGGTGTTCTTAGATAAGGCAACAAAGGTAGTATTGGATAATGTTGATGATGAGGATTTTAAGCAAGATGATATATTAAAGGAACTCGGTATTGGTAGGTCTCAATTTTATAGAAAGATAAATACCTTAACAGGTAATAATCCTAGTCATTTTATAAGGACAATAAGATTAAGGTATGCTGCAGAACTGTTAGAGAAAAATTGCTATTCTATAAAAGAAGTTACCCATATGTGTGGCTTCAACTCAACGGCTTATTTTAGTAAAACCTTTAGAGAATTATTCAATGTAACCCCAACGGAATATATGGAGGGTAATAAAGGTGAGCCCGTAAAAGAGGACAATTAA
- a CDS encoding RagB/SusD family nutrient uptake outer membrane protein: MKKIKYIIIPCLMVFFTSCEDEFIDLDPPASITDQVYYTEADHFLTGSNQFYTDLMTWRYDQGIYADHGSDLVGYTEDSDMQIYSRGDTRAPESDGYYSTPYSTIRDINLLLQRAETYEGEESIVPYVAASKFHRAYQYFNLVQRFGGVPLVTRPLDVGDEELNAPRSSRYQVVAQILADLDDAIAGLPTEQEIASEDKGKISKWAAMAFKADVLLHEATWMKYVGTSTDGDGTSTGAGSEGFNASNIDVYLQEVVTLTKTVMDQGGFELWDYNDELDNLSSNFLFNLEDGGSNPAGLDKATNKEFIFYNKYDFTFRQAGDLLSHVYEGRVKPSRKMMDLFLSSDGLPIDQSPLFQGYENTPDEFQNRDYRMRAYFTYHKTLGEIPQNGDVLLNGTNNFGYFNSKFMSWKWGTDEAYRATKTEAYDMPFIRLAEVYLMYAEALYELNGSLTDAQMDESINLVKARAGLPPLTNSFLATNNMDIETEIRRERTIELYAEGATRFNDLKRWGIAEEELGETIYGAVIEGTVYENNPDLYTPGGYGFGEGVTETGVGERRALIVQPSATRNFTRDNYLFPIPTSQTSLNENLNQNPGY, encoded by the coding sequence ATGAAAAAAATAAAATATATAATAATACCATGTTTAATGGTCTTCTTTACATCTTGTGAGGACGAATTCATTGACCTTGATCCACCTGCATCTATTACAGACCAGGTTTACTATACTGAAGCTGATCATTTTTTAACCGGCTCTAACCAATTCTATACAGACCTAATGACGTGGAGGTATGATCAAGGAATTTATGCTGATCACGGTTCTGATTTGGTAGGATATACCGAAGATAGTGATATGCAAATATATAGTAGAGGTGATACTAGAGCTCCTGAATCTGACGGATACTACTCTACCCCATACTCTACTATTAGAGATATCAATCTTTTATTACAAAGAGCGGAGACTTACGAAGGTGAAGAAAGTATTGTTCCTTATGTGGCTGCCTCTAAGTTTCACAGAGCATACCAGTATTTTAATTTAGTACAGCGTTTTGGCGGTGTTCCTTTGGTTACCAGACCTTTAGATGTTGGTGATGAAGAATTAAACGCTCCTCGCAGTAGCAGATACCAAGTTGTTGCCCAAATTTTAGCGGATTTAGATGATGCTATCGCAGGTTTACCTACGGAGCAAGAAATAGCCTCTGAAGATAAAGGCAAGATCAGTAAATGGGCCGCAATGGCTTTTAAAGCAGATGTTTTATTACACGAAGCTACTTGGATGAAATACGTAGGTACTTCTACCGATGGCGATGGTACAAGTACAGGTGCCGGTAGTGAAGGTTTTAATGCTTCTAACATAGATGTTTATTTACAAGAAGTAGTTACACTTACCAAAACCGTAATGGACCAAGGTGGCTTTGAACTATGGGATTACAATGATGAGTTAGACAACTTAAGTTCCAACTTCCTATTCAACTTAGAAGATGGTGGTTCTAACCCTGCAGGTTTAGACAAGGCTACGAATAAGGAGTTCATATTTTATAACAAATATGATTTCACCTTTAGACAGGCCGGTGACCTTTTAAGCCATGTTTATGAAGGTAGAGTTAAGCCTAGTAGAAAAATGATGGACCTTTTCTTAAGTTCAGATGGATTGCCAATTGACCAATCTCCATTATTTCAAGGTTATGAAAATACACCAGATGAATTTCAAAATAGGGATTACAGAATGAGAGCTTATTTCACGTACCATAAAACCCTTGGTGAAATTCCTCAAAACGGAGATGTATTATTAAACGGCACCAACAATTTTGGCTATTTCAACTCTAAATTCATGAGTTGGAAATGGGGTACGGATGAAGCCTACAGAGCTACAAAAACTGAAGCTTATGACATGCCGTTTATTCGTTTAGCAGAAGTTTATTTAATGTACGCAGAAGCTTTGTATGAATTGAATGGAAGCCTAACCGATGCCCAAATGGATGAATCTATCAACTTGGTCAAAGCTAGAGCTGGTTTACCACCATTAACAAATTCCTTTTTGGCTACCAATAATATGGATATTGAAACCGAAATTAGAAGAGAGCGCACTATAGAGCTTTATGCCGAAGGTGCAACGAGATTTAATGATCTTAAAAGATGGGGTATTGCCGAGGAAGAACTAGGTGAAACTATTTATGGTGCAGTTATAGAAGGTACAGTTTATGAAAACAACCCAGACCTATACACGCCAGGCGGATATGGCTTTGGAGAAGGAGTTACCGAAACAGGCGTGGGCGAAAGAAGAGCGTTGATCGTTCAACCTTCTGCTACACGTAATTTTACAAGAGATAACTATTTATTTCCTATACCTACATCGCAAACAAGTTTAAATGAAAACCTAAACCAGAATCCTGGTTACTAA